The sequence below is a genomic window from Maylandia zebra isolate NMK-2024a linkage group LG18, Mzebra_GT3a, whole genome shotgun sequence.
AGAATGTGCAACACagtgacagtggagattatACTGCATTCATGGTTGGCTATGAAGACCAAAAGGTAGCTGAATACAAGGTCATAGTCCAAGGTAGgtttctgttttcattatcTTTTTGAAATGGTGATACAACATAGACCTGTTTTAAATCTCTTTATGCCTGTTACTCTTCAGATGCAGTTTCTCCAGTTGACCTGACAGTGGACTCTGTGTCTGGCAGTTCAGAGTCCTGTAACCTCACTGTGACCTGCAGCACAGTGGATTCTCAAATCAGCAGCATTTTCACATGTGATGCCCAAAACTGCTCTCTGGTAGACAAAGGAAGCTTTAAAGCCCAAACCTATTCTTCCAATCTCACTGTCAATTTGCAGCAAGACTTAATCGTCTGTAATCACCACAACCAAGTGAGCATGGAACAGACTAAGAAGGACATTAAACGTTATTGCAAGGAAAAACCAGGTAAGATTCAAAGACATCACATTCATTTGTACATTCTGCAAAATCATGTCTTGACCCTTTGTTGGGGCAGTTGTAACCAATCAGCTGTCCTATAATGAGCACATCCACTCAGAAGTTACCAGAAATTTTCAAGCTTGTGTCAATCTCAAAACCTGTGTTAAATACCTTTAGTAGTAGTTGACTGCTTGAAGAATAATTCTGGTTAACAATAGTTGGCATGAGAAGTATTCCATATGTATATCACCAAATTTGACAGTTATTATCTTTCTTTTGAtgagaaaatctaaaatattCTGAATACTAGAGTGTAAGGTCGATGGCAAAAACTTGCATTGTGGTGGCCCACCAGAGGGGTCACACCCAGGTGAGGGGTTTTGCTGGGTTTTGCGCGCAATATGTTCAGTTCATGTTTGGTGGTCAATAAAGTTGGAGGAAAAGGctaaacctcctgtgttgtctGACCCTTCACTCCACAGCATTAGATTTTTAAGGATGACAACAAAAGCTGCCCATCACAATCTCTAATGCTTTTATTTGTGCCTATTTATTACATAAATAAGTCATTTGTAACTATAGCAACCAGGTCACAATTAAATTAGATCAATCTAAATTGGTTCTGTACATTACCACaatgaatttaaatgaaacaactcagatgtagttgaagtgcagactttaagCTTTAATTCAGCCGGTTGAACAAAAAGACTGTATAAAATGTGAGGAACGAAAATTCTTTAGCTCCTTACAATGAATTCATTTCAGGAGCTCAAGATTAATTGGAAAAGTtgaataactgaaaataaattgtTAATTTCTAATACTTTGCTGGAAATGACACCCTGAAGTCTTGAACTCATGGACATCATCAGATTTTgggttttctccttttttatgcTCTGCCAGGTCTTTACTACAGAGgctttcagttgctgtttgtttgtgggccCGTCTTCTCTTTATTGCTGAGTTCAtcagtgctttctttctttctcaggatGTACGAAATTGTAGATTTTGCCACTCCTAATCTTAAAGCCGTTTCTCAAatgggatttttctgtttttgcagctTAAGGATGTTGTTTCACCTGCATGGAGAGCTCCTTTGACTGCATGTTGTCTGTTGACAGCAAAATGTTCCAAACACAAGCACCACACCTTAGATCAGCTCCAGgccttttatctgcttaattgaTAAAAACATACAAAGGAATTGCTCACACCTGCCCATGAAATGACCTTCGAGTCAATTGTCCAATTACGTTTGGCCCCTTTAAAAAGACTGTGGGACACATTAAGTTCCATGTCCATTATATAACTGTAATTagaatatgtttcaataaagtgtccaaatatatatggacctaactgtatatAAACCTCAGTCCTCCCTCAATCCCTAAATCTAATTTAGTCAGATAATCACAATAGTCACTTGCTTTTTCCTCTGGAATGCTGAATACAGTTGGGATACATTCAGAAATAAATTAACTGTATTTCTGAAATGTAAAAGATTTCTTGAGTCAGATAAAAGAAACTGTACTTTGAATTTACTTAGTGTGTTTCATTATTTCTGCTCATGTCTGCAGGTATCTCCATCTGTGTGGTGAAGACAGTCGTGTTTTCTGTTGGTCTGATCATCATGGTGATTGCTGTGATCAGTGTCCACATTATGGAGAAGATTAAGAAGCAAAAATAAAGAAGAGGCTTTCCACTTACACATATAACTTATATGGTTTTAGAAAATGTTGAGGTTATAGATACCAGTGGTAGATAACTACACAGGTTAACACATTTTGGGTGTTTGCAAACATTAAAAATTCTCAAATATCACACAAGGAATCTGTatcactttgtaaataaaatgcTTGTTGCTCATGTTAATAATATTACAGAAGATTTCATcttgaaaacaaaacttttggTGGTCTGACCCCTGAACTGAAGAAATTGTCAAATTAGATGATATAGGTTAAAAATTTCCATTTTACTTACTTTATAACTTAGCTTCCTAATGTGGCAACACAAGGGTAATTAAAACCAGATCATCCCCCAGGTAGCGAcggccatctgggactgtctagtggacgacttcatggctgtgccttcacctggagactcaAAGAGAAAgtatatacagtggtccctcatttattgcagcagggtttctcagaataactagcccctcgccacacactttatacactttattttttaattatttttttttaaacacacacatgaagattagtcacagttctcacaagttgattctcacagtgcaaacctttgtagatttcaaaacgtaaaagtatcaTTATGCTGTTTTTTCTTCGTCTGCCTGCCACATTTGTGCGCCTTTTCCCCTCCAGGAGTCACTCCATAAGCCAATGAGATTATCACATGACATTTTTGAACAGGGATAtttctttttaactgttttCAATTTAACGtaatatttaagtgtttcttaGTTTTAGACTAGTTGGTTAGTCTATTTCAATGttttaaaccatatcccagggTTTTTACTTCACCATTTATGGAGTTTTAAGAAGCAAATAAAAGACAGAGCTTAATTCTGTAAAGATTAGATGaaaaatactcaaaggataaattcaattggtttattattttattacacaagttgaaaaaagtaaaacaagtaactacagaaacaacaaaagaaaatttaaacaATCAAATAAgtaaatggggggggggggggggggggggggggggggaggaggagagaaaaccccaacaatcccctctgagcaagcactaggcgacagtggggaggaaaaactgccttttaacgggcagaaacctccagcagaaccaggctcaggagggggcagtcaactgctgggactggttggggggtgagggtgaaaaaaagaaaaaagattaagAAGGTAGGGAATAGGTGTtaggagagaaagggagagggggGACAGGAGAGGTGACAATTAAGATGGCTCACAGGTGGAGGAAGACGAGGCTAAATCATCTGAATAACCAGCAGAAGCCTCTTTTCTTCGTTTCCAGGTATTTTTCCATGAGCGCTTTTTTCTCCAGGATAAGGGTTCTCAACTGATCgtttgtttctgcattttgcTTCTCGAGTTGCTTGCATCTTTGCTCCATTTCTTTTAATCCTGCTTGTTCTTTTCTAGGCTTTTCTTTCGGGTCTTTGTATGTTGCCTTCTCCATTCGATTTGCCTTGCGCATGTCTGTatttctctcttgttttttgttgtacTTCTCTTCTTTCAGGTCAATTTTTCTCTTGAATTCTTCATGCATACGCAGCAGGTGTTCccattttttctcttgttgttgcttttgtgCCTCCATTTCAGTTATTTGGCTCCTCAAGTCAGTGACCCTCAACAACATCACATTCATGAGCTCTGAGTGTTTTTTCCTTATTCCATCGATCGTACACTGCATCTCTGAACATTGCTTTTCCAgtatttccttttctctttccaGTTCAGGTGTTTTGTCCTTCATTTCATTACAAAATTCTCGTAGTTCTAGATTCCTTTTCTCAAAGTCCTGGAGAATACgtttttcctcttcctgttgctttttttcttcaagaagcTCTTTATTTTTGCACTCTGTTTCATCAAACCTGACTTTCAGATCTACATACATTTCCCTCATGGCTTTGAGTTTGTGCTCCATtgg
It includes:
- the LOC143413711 gene encoding uncharacterized protein LOC143413711 gives rise to the protein MFFFVILVLLSCTEAEGLQHVFLLRGKDLHLDIKKSVVLDKKTELIWKFNETNNVAKCGFNNDPVVFDKYEGRAELFRQNYSLLLKNVQHSDSGDYTAFMVGYEDQKVAEYKVIVQDAVSPVDLTVDSVSGSSESCNLTVTCSTVDSQISSIFTCDAQNCSLVDKGSFKAQTYSSNLTVNLQQDLIVCNHHNQVSMEQTKKDIKRYCKEKPGISICVVKTVVFSVGLIIMVIAVISVHIMEKIKKQK